In Paenibacillus thermoaerophilus, the following proteins share a genomic window:
- a CDS encoding sulfite exporter TauE/SafE family protein: MSGPFANVAISSKISFLAALFFGFAGSVAPCQLTANLGSITYFGNKYINEKLAGIEFLLYLLGKISVYSLFGWLFWIFGQSVSVESIPIFVYARKLIGPLFILMGLFFLGWIKFRFSFGFKMSSGLAKISERVGGKAGAFLMGVAFSLGFCPTMVLLFFGWMMPVALQSPYGIILPSVFAVGTSFPLLIFFGIIIGFGIDRTIVKKARQWGRYIYKASGVFLILLGISDTITYWGI, encoded by the coding sequence ATGAGCGGCCCCTTTGCCAATGTAGCCATTAGTTCGAAAATATCGTTTTTGGCGGCTTTGTTCTTTGGGTTTGCAGGATCAGTCGCGCCTTGTCAATTAACCGCCAACTTAGGCAGCATCACTTATTTTGGCAATAAATATATAAATGAAAAGTTGGCCGGCATCGAATTTCTTCTTTACTTATTGGGAAAGATCAGCGTTTATTCATTGTTTGGATGGCTGTTTTGGATATTCGGGCAGAGTGTTTCAGTTGAATCGATTCCCATATTCGTTTATGCCCGAAAGTTGATAGGTCCTTTGTTCATCCTTATGGGATTGTTCTTTCTTGGATGGATAAAGTTTAGATTCTCTTTCGGATTCAAAATGTCTTCAGGACTTGCTAAGATATCCGAGCGAGTAGGGGGAAAAGCTGGTGCATTCTTGATGGGTGTAGCATTCTCTTTAGGCTTTTGTCCCACGATGGTGCTGCTTTTCTTTGGTTGGATGATGCCAGTTGCTTTGCAGTCACCATACGGAATCATTTTACCATCCGTGTTTGCGGTTGGGACCTCTTTTCCCTTGCTAATATTTTTTGGCATTATCATTGGATTCGGCATAGATAGGACTATCGTTAAAAAAGCAAGACAATGGGGGCGCTATATTTACAAAGCGTCCGGCGTTTTTCTGATCTTGTTGGGTATTAGTGACACGATTACTTATTGGGGCATATAG